One window of the Dryobates pubescens isolate bDryPub1 chromosome 13, bDryPub1.pri, whole genome shotgun sequence genome contains the following:
- the IGF2BP2 gene encoding insulin-like growth factor 2 mRNA-binding protein 2 isoform X1, with amino-acid sequence MKRRRMNKLYIGNLSPAATADDLKQLFGERKLPLAGQVLLKSGYAFVDYPDQNWAIRAIETLSGKVELHGKVMEVDYSVPKKLRSRKIQIRNIPPHLQWEVLDGLLAQYGMVENVEQVNTDTETAVVNVTYATKEEAKVAIEKLSDHQFENYSFKLSYIPDEEVSSPPPPQRSRRGGHSSRERGSSPGGSSQPKQLEFPLRMLVPTQFVGAIIGKEGLTIKNLTKQTQSKVDIHRKENAGAAEKPITIHATPEGCSEACRMILEIMQKEADETKLAEEIPLKILAHNSLVGRLIGKEGRNLKKIEQDTGTKITISPLQDLTIYNPERTITVKGSTEACCSAEVEIMKKLREAYESDVVAINQQANLIPGLNLSALGIFSSGLSVFPSTPGARGSATATPYHPFASSSAYLSGRYGAPPAGTFPHQHSLPEQEVVNLFIPTQAVGAIIGKKGQHIKQLARFAGASIKIAPAEGPDASERMVIITGPPEAQFKAQGRIFGKLKEENFFNPKEEVKLEAHIKVPSFAAGRVIGKGGKTVNELQNLTSAEVIVPRDQTPDENEEVIVKIIGHFFASQTAQRKIREIVQQVKQQEQKHTQGAPASQHSK; translated from the exons ATGAAGCGACGGAGGATGAACAAGCTGTACATAGGGAACCTCAGTCCCGCCGCTACCGCCGACGACCTCAAGCAGCTTTTTGGGGAGAGGAAGCTGCCCCTGGCCGGCCAGGTCCTGCTCAAGTCGGGTTACGCCTTCGTAGATTATCCGGACCAAAACTGGGCCATCCGGGCTATCGAGACCCTCTCGG GGAAAGTGGAGCTGCACGGCAAAGTGATGGAAGTGGACTATTCCGTGCCCAAAAAGCTCAG gagcaggaagaTCCAGATCCGAAACATTCCCCCCCACCTGCAGTGGGAG GTGCTGGATGGCCTATTAGCTCAGTATGGGATGGTGGAGAATGTAGAGCAAG TCAACACAGACACAGAAACAGCTGTTGTTAATGTAACTTATGCAACTAAAGAGGAAGCAAAAGT AGCAATTGAGAAGCTGAGCGACCACCAGTTTGAGAACTATTCCTTCAAGCTTTCCTACATCCCGGACGAAGAGGTGagctcccctccacccccacagcGATCCCGCCGCGGGGGCCACTCTTCCAGGGAGCGGGGCTCCTCCCCAGGGGGCTCCTCACAGCCCAAACAGCTCGAGTTCCCACTGCGGATGCTGGTGCCCACGCAGTTTGTTGGTGCGATCATAGGAAAGGAGGGCTTGACCATAAAGAATCTTACTAAGCAAACCCAGTCCAA GGTTGACATCCACCGGAAGGAGAACGCCGGTGCTGCTGAGAAGCCGATCACCATCCATGCCACACCGGAGGGCTGCTCAGAAGCATGTCgcatgatccttgagatcaTGCAGAAGGAGGCTGATGAGACTAAATT AGCAGAAGAGATTCCCTTGAAAATCTTAGCACACAACAGTCTGGTGGGGAGGTTGATCGGCAAGGAGGGCCGCAACCTCAAGAAGATCGAGCAGGACACGGGTACAAAGATCACCATCTCCCC TTTGCAGGATTTAACCATTTATAACCCCGAGCGGACCATCACGGtgaagggcagcacagaggcatgctgcagtgctgaagtGGAGATCATGAAGAAGTTGCGAGAGGCCTACGAGAGTGATGTGGTGGCCATTAAT CAACAAGCCAACCTGATCCCAGGACTGAACCTCAGTGCTTTGGGCATCTTCTCATCGGGGCTGTCTGTGTTCCCATCCACCCCAGGAGCCCGAGGGTCTGCAACAGCCACCCCATATCACCCGTTTGCA AGCTCTTCGGCATACCTCTCAGGTCGGTATGGAGCCCCTCCAGCTGGCACCTTCCCCCATCAGCACTCT ctgccagagcaggaagttGTGAACTTGTTCATCCCGACGCAGGCAGTGGGGGCCATCATTGGGAAGAAGGGGCAGCACATCAAGCAGCTGGCACGGTTTGCTGGTGCCTCCATCAAG ATCGCCCCGGCAGAAGGTCCTGATGCCAGTGAGCGGATGGTCATAATCACAGGGCCACCCGAGGCTCAGTTCAAG gcccaGGGCCGAATATTTGGGAAGCTGAAAGAGGAAAATTTCTTTAACCCAAAAGAAGAAGTGAAGCTTGAAGCCCACATCAAGGTGccttcctttgctgctggccGTGTGATAGGCAAAGGTGGTAAGACG GTGAATGAGCTGCAAAACTTAACTAGTGCAGAAGTCATTGTGCCACGAGACCAAACCCCAGATGAGAACGAGGAGGTCATTGTTAAAATAATTGGGCATTTCTTTGCCAGTCAG ACTGCACAGCGGAAGATCAGGGAAATCGTACAGCAGGTgaagcagcaagagcaaaaacaCACTCAGGGAGCCCCAGCCTCGCAGCACAGCAAGTGA
- the IGF2BP2 gene encoding insulin-like growth factor 2 mRNA-binding protein 2 isoform X2 codes for MKRRRMNKLYIGNLSPAATADDLKQLFGERKLPLAGQVLLKSGYAFVDYPDQNWAIRAIETLSGKVELHGKVMEVDYSVPKKLRAIEKLSDHQFENYSFKLSYIPDEEVSSPPPPQRSRRGGHSSRERGSSPGGSSQPKQLEFPLRMLVPTQFVGAIIGKEGLTIKNLTKQTQSKVDIHRKENAGAAEKPITIHATPEGCSEACRMILEIMQKEADETKLAEEIPLKILAHNSLVGRLIGKEGRNLKKIEQDTGTKITISPLQDLTIYNPERTITVKGSTEACCSAEVEIMKKLREAYESDVVAINQQANLIPGLNLSALGIFSSGLSVFPSTPGARGSATATPYHPFASSSAYLSGRYGAPPAGTFPHQHSLPEQEVVNLFIPTQAVGAIIGKKGQHIKQLARFAGASIKIAPAEGPDASERMVIITGPPEAQFKAQGRIFGKLKEENFFNPKEEVKLEAHIKVPSFAAGRVIGKGGKTVNELQNLTSAEVIVPRDQTPDENEEVIVKIIGHFFASQTAQRKIREIVQQVKQQEQKHTQGAPASQHSK; via the exons ATGAAGCGACGGAGGATGAACAAGCTGTACATAGGGAACCTCAGTCCCGCCGCTACCGCCGACGACCTCAAGCAGCTTTTTGGGGAGAGGAAGCTGCCCCTGGCCGGCCAGGTCCTGCTCAAGTCGGGTTACGCCTTCGTAGATTATCCGGACCAAAACTGGGCCATCCGGGCTATCGAGACCCTCTCGG GGAAAGTGGAGCTGCACGGCAAAGTGATGGAAGTGGACTATTCCGTGCCCAAAAAGCTCAG AGCAATTGAGAAGCTGAGCGACCACCAGTTTGAGAACTATTCCTTCAAGCTTTCCTACATCCCGGACGAAGAGGTGagctcccctccacccccacagcGATCCCGCCGCGGGGGCCACTCTTCCAGGGAGCGGGGCTCCTCCCCAGGGGGCTCCTCACAGCCCAAACAGCTCGAGTTCCCACTGCGGATGCTGGTGCCCACGCAGTTTGTTGGTGCGATCATAGGAAAGGAGGGCTTGACCATAAAGAATCTTACTAAGCAAACCCAGTCCAA GGTTGACATCCACCGGAAGGAGAACGCCGGTGCTGCTGAGAAGCCGATCACCATCCATGCCACACCGGAGGGCTGCTCAGAAGCATGTCgcatgatccttgagatcaTGCAGAAGGAGGCTGATGAGACTAAATT AGCAGAAGAGATTCCCTTGAAAATCTTAGCACACAACAGTCTGGTGGGGAGGTTGATCGGCAAGGAGGGCCGCAACCTCAAGAAGATCGAGCAGGACACGGGTACAAAGATCACCATCTCCCC TTTGCAGGATTTAACCATTTATAACCCCGAGCGGACCATCACGGtgaagggcagcacagaggcatgctgcagtgctgaagtGGAGATCATGAAGAAGTTGCGAGAGGCCTACGAGAGTGATGTGGTGGCCATTAAT CAACAAGCCAACCTGATCCCAGGACTGAACCTCAGTGCTTTGGGCATCTTCTCATCGGGGCTGTCTGTGTTCCCATCCACCCCAGGAGCCCGAGGGTCTGCAACAGCCACCCCATATCACCCGTTTGCA AGCTCTTCGGCATACCTCTCAGGTCGGTATGGAGCCCCTCCAGCTGGCACCTTCCCCCATCAGCACTCT ctgccagagcaggaagttGTGAACTTGTTCATCCCGACGCAGGCAGTGGGGGCCATCATTGGGAAGAAGGGGCAGCACATCAAGCAGCTGGCACGGTTTGCTGGTGCCTCCATCAAG ATCGCCCCGGCAGAAGGTCCTGATGCCAGTGAGCGGATGGTCATAATCACAGGGCCACCCGAGGCTCAGTTCAAG gcccaGGGCCGAATATTTGGGAAGCTGAAAGAGGAAAATTTCTTTAACCCAAAAGAAGAAGTGAAGCTTGAAGCCCACATCAAGGTGccttcctttgctgctggccGTGTGATAGGCAAAGGTGGTAAGACG GTGAATGAGCTGCAAAACTTAACTAGTGCAGAAGTCATTGTGCCACGAGACCAAACCCCAGATGAGAACGAGGAGGTCATTGTTAAAATAATTGGGCATTTCTTTGCCAGTCAG ACTGCACAGCGGAAGATCAGGGAAATCGTACAGCAGGTgaagcagcaagagcaaaaacaCACTCAGGGAGCCCCAGCCTCGCAGCACAGCAAGTGA